One Punica granatum isolate Tunisia-2019 chromosome 3, ASM765513v2, whole genome shotgun sequence genomic window carries:
- the LOC116201811 gene encoding probable ATP synthase 24 kDa subunit, mitochondrial, with translation MAFTSRLLSKSRQLYGSQIILQKEYAIPVRSFAKEAAPPALKGDEMLKNIFLEVKKKFETAIGILRKEKITIDPDDQAAVAQYAKVMKTIREKADCFSESQRIQFTIQSRTADIQDARTYLLMLREIRLKRGLTDELGAEAMMMDALEKIEKEIKKPLLRNDKKGMALLMAEFDKINKKLGIRKEDLPKYEEQLELKIAKAQLEELKKDALEAMETQKKREEFKDEQMVDVKSLDVRNFI, from the exons ATGGCGTTCACGTCTCGCTTACTATCCAAGTCCAGACAG CTATATGGAAGTCAAATCATTTTACAGAAGGAATATGCCATTCCTGTCCGTAGCTTTGCCAAAGAAGCTGCTCCACCTGCTCTCAAGGGAGATG AGATGTTGAAGAACATCTTCCTGGAGGTTAAGAAGAAATTTGAGACTGCCATTGGGATTCTGAGGAAAGAAAAGATCACCATTGATCCCGATGATCAAGCTGCTGTGGCTCAATATGCCAAGGTTATGAAGACGAtaagagaaaa GGCAGACTGTTTCTCTGAATCTCAGAGAATCCAATTTACAATTCAATCGCGTACAGCAGATATTCAGGATGCTCGCACATATCTCCTGATGTTGAGGGAAATTCGGCTGAA GAGAGGGCTTACTGATGAACTGGGTGCAGAGGCTATGATGATGGATGCACTGGAGAAAATAgagaaagaaattaagaaaccTCTGCTGAGGAATGACAAGAAGGGAATGGCTCTTCTTATGGCTGAATTTGATAAGATCAACAAGAA GCTTGGAATTCGGAAGGAAGATCTTCCAAAGTATGAAGAGCAACTAGAGCTTAAAATTGCCAAAGCCCAATTGGAGGAGCTCAAGAAAGATGCTCTTGAAGCAATGGAAACTCAGAAAAAGAG GGAAGAATTCAAGGACGAGCAGATGGTAGATGTGAAGTCTCTCGACGTCAGGAACTTCATTTAA
- the LOC116200125 gene encoding RNA cytidine acetyltransferase 1-like, whose protein sequence is MRKKVDERIRTLIENGVKTRHRSMFVIVGDKYRDQILNLHYLLSKAVIKSRPTVLWCYKDKLELSSHKKKRAKEIKRYLQRGILDPEKADAFSLFLESGGLTYCLYKDSERILGNTFGMCILQDFEALTPNLLARTIETVEGGGLILLLLKSLKSLTSLYTMVMDVHERFRTESHSEATGRFNERFLLSLASCKTCVVMDDELNILPISSHIKKITPVPVKEDSEGLSEAERDLKDLKEQLSDDFPVGPLIKKCCTLDQGKAVITFLDAILDKTLRNTIALLAARGRGKSAALGLAIAGAVAAGYSNIFVTAPSPENLKTLFEFVCKGFNVLEYKEHIDYDVVRSANPEFKKATVRINIYKQHRQTIQYILPHESEKLSQVELLVVDEAAAIPLPLVKSLLGPYLVFLSSTVNGYEGTGRSLSLKLIQQLEERSQMKSNGEEAGLSGRLFKKIELHESIRYASADPIESWLNNLLCLDVANCIPNVSRLPPPSECDLYYVNRDTLFSYHKDSELFLQRMMALYVASHYKNSPNDLLLMADAPAHHLFVLLGPVDESKNQLPDILCVIQVCLEGQISRKSAMKSLSEGHQPFGDQIPWKFSEQFQDSVFPSLSGARIVRIATYPSAMRLGYGSAAVELLTRYFEGQLTAISEAEVDNTEDTPQIRVTEASQKASLLEENVKPRSNLPPLLVHLRDRRPEKLHYLGVSFGLTLDLFRFWRRHKFLPFYVGQIPNAVTGEHTCMILKPLNNDDIDVSGSDELGFFSPFYRDFKQRFARLLAYGFRDMEYKLAMSILDPKINFNGQESESSSSNVYLKSFNEFFSPHDMKRLEAYTNNLADYHMILDMVPVLSHTYFQEKLPVSISYTQASVLLCIGLQHRDFNFLQGQMKLENQQIMALFNKVMKKFYKHLYAIASKEIESALPRLKDVALEPHSISVEDDLNDAAKKVEDEMRAQTEGLLNPELLQQYAIVGRESDLEKALQNGAGRIPSGGLVSVKSSREMSEKRGKQKDGQESGKRQKKDERGSKSNKKRKH, encoded by the exons ATGAGGAAGAAGGTGGACGAACGAATTAGGACTCTGATCGAGAACGGTGTCAAAACACGGCACCGTTCCATGTTCGTCATCGTCGGCGACAAGTACCGAGATCAG ATTCTGAATCTTCACTACTTGTTGAGCAAGGCGGTGATCAAATCAAGGCCGACAGTTTTGTGGTGCTACAAGGATAAGCTCGAACTCAGCAG TCACAAGAAAAAGCGGGCGaaggaaattaaaagataTTTGCAGAGGGGAATTTTAGATCCTGAGAAAGCTGATGCTTTTTCGCTGTTTTTGGAGAGTGGTGGACTGACGTATTGTCTGTACAAAGACTCGGAAAGAATTCTTGGAAATACATTTGGGATGTGTATACTTCAG GACTTTGAGGCCTTAACCCCAAATCTCCTTGCCAGAACAATAGAAACAGTGGAAGGTGGTGGACTGATTCTGTTGTTGCTCAAATCTCTCAAGTCATTGACCAGTCTGTACACTATGGTCATG GATGTCCATGAGAGATTTCGAACTGAGTCGCATTCTGAAGCTACCGGGCGGTTCAATGAACGTTTCTTGTTGTCCCTAGCATCGTGCAAAACCTGTGTAGTAATGGATGATGAGCTCAATATTTTACCAATCTCTTcgcatattaaaaaaattactccgGTTCCAGTCAAAGAG GACTCTGAAGGATTATCTGAAGCAGAGAGAGACCTGAAAGATTTGAAAGAGCAACTGAGTGATGATTTTCCTGTTGGTCCTTTGATTAAGAAGTGCTGTACTTTGGATCAG GGAAAAGCTGTAATTACATTTCTTGATGCAATTCTGGATAAGACACTTCGTAACACTATTGCTCTGCTTGCTGCTCGTGGTCGTGGTAAATCAGCTGCCCTTGGCTTAGCTATTGCTGGAGCTGTTGCTGCGGG GTATTCGAATATCTTTGTTACTGCACCGAGTCCAGAAAACTTGAAGACTTTGTTTGAATTTGTTTGCAAGGGATTCAATGTGCTTGAGTATAAG GAGCATATAGACTATGATGTCGTCAGAAGTGCCAACCCAGAATTTAAGAAAGCAACTGTGAGGATTAATATCTATAAGCAGCACAGACAAACGATCCAG TACATACTACCCCATGAGAGTGAGAAGCTTTCCCAGGTGGAACTGTTGGTTGTGGATGAAGCAGCAGCTATTCCTTTACCTCTTGTGAAATCCTTGCTCGGCCCGTACTTGGTTTTCCTTTCGTCCACTGTAAACGG TTATGAAGGTACTGGTCGATCTTTATCTCTAAAGCTGATACAGCAATTGGAAGAGCGGAGCCAAATGAAATCTAATGGAGAAGAGGCCGGTCTTTCTG GTCGTCTCTTCAAAAAGATTGAACTACATGAGTCAATCAGATACGCTTCTGCTGATCCCATTGAGTCTTGGCTGAATAATTTGCTTTGCCTTGATGTTGCGAATTGCATTCCTAATGTCAGCAG GCTACCTCCTCCTAGCGAATGTGATCTCTACTATGTTAACCGGGACACATTGTTTTCTTACCATAAAGATAGCGAGTTGTTTTTACAG AGAATGATGGCTTTATATGTTGCCTCCCACTATAAGAACTCTCCCAATGACTTACTGTTGATGGCTGATGCTCCAGCACACCACTTATTTGTGTTGCTCG GCCCTGTTGATGAGTCCAAGAATCAGCTGCCTGATATTTTATGTGTCATTCAG GTTTGCCTTGAAGGTCAAATATCTCGTAAATCTGCCATGAAAAGTTTAAGTGAAGGTCATCAACCATTTGGAGATCAAATCCCATGGAAATTCTCTGAACAGTTTCAAGACTCTGTTTTCCCTAGTCTTTCAGGTGCTAGGATTGTGAGAATTGCCACTTATCCTAGTGCAATGAGG CTTGGATATGGTTCTGCTGCGGTGGAACTGCTAACGAG ATACTTTGAAGGACAGCTGACTGCTATTTCAGAAGCAGAGGTTGACAATACTGAGGATACTCCACAAATCAGAGTGACGGAAGCATCTCAGAAG GCCTCTTTGCTGGAAGAAAATGTCAAGCCAAGAAGTAATCTTCCACCTTTGCTTGTGCATCTTCGGGATCGACGGCCTGAAAAGCTCCATTACCTTGGTGTCTCGTTTGGGCTTACTCTGGACCTTTTCCGATTTTGGAGGAGACATAAGTTTCTTCCATTCTATGTTGGGCAGATTCCA AATGCTGTGACTGGTGAGCACACGTGTATGATTCTGAAGCCGTTGAACAATGACGATATTGATGTCAGTGGATCCGATGAATTGGGCTTCTTCAGCCCATTTTACAGAG ATTTCAAGCAAAGATTTGCGAGGCTCTTGGCTTATGGTTTCCGGGACATGGAGTACAAGCTTGCGATGAG CATATTGGATCCAAAGATCAATTTTAACGGCCAAGAATCTGAATCATCCTCTTCTAATGTATATTTGAAGTCTTTTAATGAATTCTTTTCACCACACGATATGAAGCGGCTGGAAGCTTATACAAACAATCTTGCAGATTATCACATG ATTTTGGATATGGTTCCTGTTCTGTCACACACTTATTTTCAGGAGAAGCTTCCAGTTTCTATATCATATACTCAGGCATCGGTGTTGCTTTGTATCGGCTTGCAGCACCGAGACTTCAATTTCCTCCAG GGCCAGATgaagttagagaatcagcaGATAATGGCTTTGTTCAACAAAGTGATGAAGAAATTCTACAAACATCTTTACGCAATTGCCTCTAAGGAGATCGAATCTGCCCTGCCTCGCCTAAAAGAT GTTGCATTGGAACCTCACAGTATTTCAGTTGAAGATGATCTCAATGACGCCGCGAAGAAAGTTGAG GATGAGATGAGAGCTCAGACGGAAGGTCTTCTAAATCCGGAGCTCCTGCAGCAGTATGCCATTGTTGGTAGGGAATCAGACTTGGAGAAAGCTCTGCAAAATGGAGCTGGGAGGATCCCGTCTGGAGGTCTTGTCAGCGTGAAATCCAGCAGAGAAATGTCCGAGAAACGCGGAAAGCAGAAAGATGGTCAAGAGAGTGGGAAAAGGCAAAAGAAAGATGAGCGTGGCTCCAAGTCGAATAAGAAACGGAAGCATTAG
- the LOC116200127 gene encoding protein SLOW GREEN 1, chloroplastic, whose amino-acid sequence MGSINSLSLSSQSNRFHHPKLLKPPFPSSPQFLRPPKPQPCPMGRIHLAAHSSQAPTSTSSAVRELSKSLKKAAILLVGSFIFVGFVNQRPRIAFAAPTHEESEREEMFEKLLEEDSTNVGALKVVLHGKMRRGKTKEAVKYVEKLIDAEPFEVEWRLLQALCYETMGQLSTAKRLLKEILEEKPLLLRALHGLAMVMHKNNEGPAVFEMLYKALELACRENRVTEERNIRILIAQMLVVKGDLDGGLKKFQDLVRDDPRDFRPYLCQGIIYSLLDKKKDAQEQFETYQTLVPREFPQRDFLDDVVLEAKSKSRAQFQKEFISEFPNRKA is encoded by the exons ATGGGTTCCATCAATTCACTCTCTTTGAGCTCCCAATCGAATCGCTTCCATCATCCCAAGCTCCTGAAACCGCCATTCCCGAGTTCTCCTCAGTTCCTGAGACCACCAAAGCCCCAGCCATGTCCAATGGGGAGAATTCACCTCGCTGCTCACTCATCTCAAGCACCCACCTCCACTTCCTCGGCCGTTAGGGAGCTCTCCAAGTCCCTAAAGAAAGCTGCAATTTTGCTTGTTGGGTCATTCATCTTCGTCGGGTTCGTCAATCAGAGGCCGAGAATTGCATTTGCAGCACCGACCCACGAGGAGAGTGAGCGAGAGGAGATGTTTGAGAAGCTCCTGGAGGAGGATTCCACCAATGTGGGGGCTCTGAAGGTGGTCCTGCACGGGAAGATGAGGAGAGGGAAGACGAAGGAGGCCGTCAAGTATGTGGAGAAGCTGATCGATGCCGAGCCGTTTGAAGTTGAGTGGAGGCTGTTGCAAGCTCTCTGTTATGAGACAATGGGGCAGCTCAGTACTGCCAAGAGACTGCTCAAGGAAATCTTGGAGGAGAAGCCCCTTCTTCTTCGGGCTTTGCAC GGTTTGGCAATGGTGATGCATAAGAACAATGAGGGCCCAGCTGTCTTTGAGATGCTATATAAAGCTCTAGAACTAGCTTGTCGTGAAAATAGGGTCACTGAGGAGAGGAACATTAGAATCTTGATTGCTCAGATGCTTGTGGTAAAG GGAGATTTGGATGGGGGTTTGAAGAAGTTTCAAGACCTTGTTCGTGACGATCCTCGAGATTTCCGGCCTTATCTTTGTCAG GGTATTATATACAGCCTATTGGACAAGAAGAAGGATGCTCAAGAACAATTTGAGACATATCAGACCCTTGTACCTAGGGAATTCCCACAGAGAGATTTCCTTGACGACGTTGTACTGGaagcaaaatcaaaatctaggGCACAATTCCAGAAAGAATTCATTTCGGAGTTTCCAAACAGGAA AGCATGA